From Chlorocebus sabaeus isolate Y175 chromosome 10, mChlSab1.0.hap1, whole genome shotgun sequence:
taaaatttatctgggcatggtggcgggcacctgtaatcccagctactcaggaggctgaggcaggagaatcctttgaacccgggaggcggaggttgcagtgcaaaagatcgcaccattgcaccccagcctgggtgacggagtgaggctccacctcaacaacaacaaaaaaagtaatgaaattcaaatcttaataaatttttaagtttttttctatgAGAAAAATGCCATCCTTACTAATAGTCAACCTTTTCTTTCTATAGGTGAGGAAGTTTGAGTTCAAATATATGCATAATACTTTATCCCCCAAAGAAccattctttcaatttttaattcCCATCTAATCCAACAACTCAATTTGGCATATGTCTTTATGTAGATTTTCCACATAACTTAGCTATATCACTTGGTCTGGAAAAAGATACAGGTAAGAGTGTGGCCATGTTATTAATTTAATAATCCTATTGAGAGagaattctattattttaatatgtctcTGCCTGAATAActatgcttaaaaaataaaaactgtcatttctttttaaaacaagacTGTAAAATACCTTAACCAAATCCAAATACTTAACAGTGAGGAGTATAAGCAGAACTGAGCACTTATTCCtatgaggaaataaaattattttttcaaataaatactttcaaaatatcTACTTTATGGCTGACTTGTATGTCTAGACAGATCCTGCGAATAAAGGGCCAACTTTTACCTGAGCTCAGAAGAAACTTTCAGCCTTTGAGATAATTGTGAAAGGAATTTTTCTGCTCTTCATAATCTGCAGATGCAGAAGCAGTAAGTTCTGATTGGAAAGAGAGAGGTCTAGGATTCTCATTCGTGGGGAAAGGATTTGGAAATGTTCCAAGATCAAGACCTCTGCCCTTAAAATATGCCTGAAGGCTTCTGAAaaactaaagagagaaagaaaatggtcaATGCCAGATATAAATGAAACATCAAAaataaaggtgatttttttccctctatttttcCTCTGAATTGACTTTAAGGCTAATCTAAGAGGCAAGAGGTTGGAAATCAAAATCCAGAAATACAAGTACATGCTTCAAAtacttctcctcccctcccctgtaCCTTCTTTCTGATATTTCAACCCTAACCAAAATAATTCACCATTTTTAGTGAAAATTGAAGAAAGACTATGGAACAGCACCTCAGTCGAAAGATTCATTGTGAACTATCTGAGTACTAAGGTCAAAGATGAAAATGAACTCCATAATTAGCAGCTTTATCTCCTCTTCCTTAAGATGAGATCTCTATCACTGCCTTCTTCAATAGTTTCTTTTCAGATTTCCATTAGGAAATGAACACAGAAGATGTGCAAAGTGCTACTTGCTTTGATGCAGGACAGGCAAACTCCAAAACTGGGGCTTAgcccaggagggttcttggctttgcccagaaAAGAATTTAAGGGCAGGCTGACTGTGGTAACAATCTTTTACTGAAAGATACTGCTCCTGCCAGAACAAGGCTAACTCACAGGTAGTACACCCAGAGTTGACAACATATAGGTTCTTAGCAActgtgtttttatccatttttgaATATACGCAAATTAAGGGATGGGTTAATGCAAATAGAAGGGGGTTATTTAGAGCTTTCTAGGAAAGAGGTGGTAACTtttgggtcattgccatggaaaggagtGGTAGCTTCCAGGTCATTGCTATgatatttgtaaactgtcatggtactGAGGGGAGTATCATATCCTAATGAGCAATGAGAGCAGGTCGGGACCACTTTTGTCACCATCTGCTGGTTTCACCCAgtgtttttacttttactttatcCTGTCTGGACCAGATCCTGTTTTGGTCAGCAGCTGTGACCAGAAAACAAATCCTGCTGGTCTTTTATCTAGTTTATTTTCATcctatgtttttatatttcacatcATTCACTTTAGAGAAACCATATTTCAGAATAGTCATGTCAACATGTTTATTGTATTtggcatattttttaaagagaatgttTACTG
This genomic window contains:
- the C10H2orf66 gene encoding uncharacterized protein C2orf66 homolog isoform X4, yielding MLHSTMTRASLLLLCVALVLLWHVNGATLRNKDKWKPLNNPRNRDLFFRSLQAYFKGRGLDLGTFPNPFPTNENPRPLSFQSELTASASADYEEQKNSFHNYLKG
- the C10H2orf66 gene encoding uncharacterized protein C2orf66 homolog isoform X3 encodes the protein MAFIQQWNVLHSTMTRASLLLLCVALVLLWHVNGATLRNKDKWKPLNNPRNRDLFFRSLQAYFKGRGLDLGTFPNPFPTNENPRPLSFQSELTASASADYEEQKNSFHNYLKG
- the C10H2orf66 gene encoding uncharacterized protein C2orf66 homolog isoform X2 translates to MFSPIPSFTQLHSTMTRASLLLLCVALVLLWHVNGATLRNKDKWKPLNNPRNRDLFFRSLQAYFKGRGLDLGTFPNPFPTNENPRPLSFQSELTASASADYEEQKNSFHNYLKG